In Hyphomicrobium denitrificans 1NES1, the genomic stretch GGAATAAATTTGAATGAGTGTGTTTCGCGTTCCGAAGGAGCGGCGACGTGCCGCTTCGGAAGCTTGACCTTCTCAGGATGAGGAAGGGCGTCTGTCTTGCCAATCGACCCAATCAACTGGATGCGACGTGAGATAAGCCTTGACGGCCGAACCAATTGTTGGAAAGAAGGATTGCTCCCCGAACTGCGTAAATAATCCAAAACGCTTCAACTTGTCTTTGACCGGATCTTTCAATTCGGCAAACGAAAGTTTGATACCGGCTTCCCTTAGAGTTTTTTCGAGTTCAGAGAGAACATCGGCTGCCGTGACGTCCACGCTCGTCACTGGCTCAGCAGCTACGACAACCCAATGCACGGGTGTTGGCGAATTCTCGACAGCCTCAATGACGCATGCCTGAAACAGCTCCGCATTGGCGAAAAACAAAGGCGCATCCCAACGGAAGAGAACCAGTCCTGGAATGAGACGAGCCTGCGGGTAGCGGCTGATATCGTGATAGCCGCTTACCCCGTCAGCTCGGCCAAGGATAGCGGAGTGGGGTCGCCATCCATCCCAAAGAAATTCTATGACGGCGATGATCACTGCGAATGCGATCCCGGGTATTGCCCCGAATACGGCGACGCCCGCGAAGCACAGCATCGAAAGCCAAAATTCCCATCTCTGTATTTTATAGATGCGGATCAGGTCTTGGATCTCGATCAGGCCGATAGCCGAGGCGATGACAACGGCGGCGAGAGCGCTCGTAGGTAGATTTTGTAGGAGATTGGGAGCAGCGATAATGAGAAGTGCAACCGCTACTGCACCAAAAACGCCGGTCAATTGAGTTTTAGCGCCGGCCGCTTCGGCGACGGGGGTGCGCGACGAACTGCTGCTAATTGGGAAGCCCTGAAAAAAGCCGGCTGCAAGATTGGCTGCACCAAGGCCAACCAGCTCCTGATTGGGGTCGACGTACGTTCGCGTGCGCGCCGCGTAGGCACGAGAAAGCACGCTCGTATCGGCAAAGGAGATGAGGGCGACAGCCAGGCCGCCTGACAGAACCGCCGTGAAATCCGCGACATTGATCCAGGGAATTGCGAAGGAAGGTAAGCCTTGCGGCAGCGGTCCTAAAACCGGCACGCCCGCACTCTTGCTAAGCTCAAAAATTCCAACGATTGCTGCCGCCCCCGCGACAGCAACTAACAGCCCCGGCACAACCTTGCTTTGCTTGAGAGCGAAGATTGTGGCTAGCGCACCTGCACCTATCAAGAATGCAGTCCAATTCACGCGCCCGCCAATTACACCATTGGCGATCGACCACAGATTAAGGAGCGGTCCATGACTTTCGACGGAAAAGCCGAGCAATTTTGGTACTTGGCTCAGCAGGACCGTTAAGGCGATCCCGTTCATATAGCCGTAGCGTATGGGCTTGGAGAGGAGCTCCGTTATAAAGCCTAATTTGATCAATCCTGCTCCGACACAGACGGCGCCAGAGACGATTGCCATGGCGCTGGCAAGTGCGATCGCGCGAAGCGGATCACCCCCCGATAAGGGAAGAACGACAGCAAGGATGACCGCGGCGAGTGATGAATCCGGTCCCAGAACGAGAATTCGGCTCGGGCCAACAAGAGCGTACGCCAACAGCGGGATAATCGTTGCGTAGAGTCCATATATGCCTGGCACGCCCGATGCGACCGCGTAGGCAATTCCGACGGGGACGAGCATCGTCGCAAGAACAAGCCCAGCAACGATGTCGTGCTTGAGCCAATCCGGCCGATACCAACGCAACATCTGCAGACCCGGTAGCCAGCGGGCGAAGCCGGAGCGATCATCTGCTGATTGCGGGCGTAAGAGTTGGCTTTGCTTTGATGCAGACGAGGCAGCGGGGTCAGTGGCCATGCAGCTATACCATCGGCAGACCCTGATCTCCGAGCATCTATCGATCCGAGGGTTGTCTTCCACAATGACCCGACGCGCGTTCAACAGCAATAGATTTGAATAATGAGATTAGCGTCCGTCGAAACAGGCGATCGGCATCTGTCGGCCTGTCGGAATCCCGATCGTCGAAATGGCTGCAGGCGACAACGAACTTCGTTCACCAGGGCTGAATCCGGCTGCTGCTCGAAATCAACTGGCTTCAACGTGCAAACGATAGCCAATTCCGGGCTCTGTCAGAATGAACTCTGGGGCATCGGGCGAGGCTTTCAATTTTTGACGCAATTGACCGATGAAGACGCGCAGATACTGAAGATCCTCGGTATGCGCGGAACCCCAGACAGCCGCGAGAATCTGGCGGTGGGTCAGCAGACGTCCGGCGTTGCGAACCAGGATGGCGAGCAGATCAAATTCCTTTGGGGTGAGCTTTACCGGCGCACCGTTGAGTGTCACCGTATGCGCCAGAACATCCACCTCGAGAGCACCGGATTTCAGCTGTGTCTGCTCTGAAGCTTGCTGTGCGGCATGGCGGAGAGCCGTTCTCAGGCGCGCGGTGAGCTCGCCGATTCCGAATGGCTTGTTGACATAGTCGTCGGCACCGAGATCCAAAGCGGCAATCTTCTCAGTCTCGCGGTCGCGCGCCGAAAGCACCAGTATCGGTGTCTTGGACCAGCCCCTGAGATCGCTGATTACGTCCTTGCCATCCATATCGGGAAGCCCGAGATCGAGCAGGATAATGTCCGGAGATTGTGTGGCGGCGGCCTTCAATGCGTCTTTGCCGGTTGTCGCTACGATGACGTCATATCCCGCGGCCGTCAGGCTCGGTTTCAAAAACCGCAGGATTTGCGGTTCGTCATCGACGACAAGAATGCGCGCGCCAGTCATGCCACGTCCTTGGGAGCATTTTGCTCAGTGGCGCTGTCTTCAGCGGCCGGCAACAGGATCGAAATCTCAGTGCCCTTTCCGTTAGCTATGGGACTTTGCGCCAATATCGTGCCGCCCATGGCCGCAATTATTCCGGCGCAGATTGAAAGCCCGAGACCCGTGCCGGGTTTGCGACCGTCGCCGATATGCGCACGATAGAACTTGTCGAAGACCTTGTTCAATGCCTCGGATGGAATACCAATGCCTTCGTCGGCGACGACGATATGGACCGCGCCGCCGGTGGCCAAGGTTATGCTGACGCGGGTCACCGACTCCGGGGGACTGTACTTGTGCGCGTTGTCGAGCAGATTGAACATGACCTGCTCGAGCAGAGCTGCGTCGCCGCGAATGAGCGGCAACTTGGCGGGAATGAATGTCTCTACACGTCGCGTCGGAAAAGTCTTCTTGGCTCGAGCGACGGCGCCACGAACGGCATCCGCCACGTCCACCCAGTCGCGTCGGATGTCGAGTACGCCGGTTTCGAGCTTGGTCATGTCGAGGAGGTTTGAAACAAAGGTTGAAAGCCGGGTAGACTCCTCTTCGATGGTTGCCAGAAGATCGGCGCGGTCTTGCTTGCGCATGCGATCGCCAAGCTGGCGCAGACTTGTCGCCGAGCCGAGGATCGAAGCCAGCGGCGTGCGGAGGTCATGCGAGATCGACGACAAAAGTGCGCCGCGCAGTCGCTCGCTTTCGGCAGCCGTCGCAGCCTCGGCGGCCTGCTCGACGAGCCGCGTGCGTTCTATGGCGATGGCCGCTTGGTCGGCGAAAGACTGAAGCGCGCTGGCCGTGGCGGACGGCAGCGCGTCCTCCTCGTCTCCGGGTGCAACTCCGAGAACGCCCACCGAACCCGTCGATGCCACCAACGGGCGGAATTGATAGACAGCCGAGGGCATCGTCTCTGTCAGGTGCCCCGCGGGTTCTCCATTGCGATGCGCCCACCGGGCCGCGGCCCAATCGGCTGTGCCCAGCGTGTCCTCCGGCGGCCAGCTGCCTACGACGGACAGCTCGTGAGATTGCTCCAGAAGAATGATCGACTTGCCCTTGACGACCGCAGCCGACTGGGCGGCCAGCAGCCAAAGCACGTCATCGATCTTCGTCGCTGCGGAGAGCTTGCCCGAA encodes the following:
- a CDS encoding response regulator, coding for MTGARILVVDDEPQILRFLKPSLTAAGYDVIVATTGKDALKAAATQSPDIILLDLGLPDMDGKDVISDLRGWSKTPILVLSARDRETEKIAALDLGADDYVNKPFGIGELTARLRTALRHAAQQASEQTQLKSGALEVDVLAHTVTLNGAPVKLTPKEFDLLAILVRNAGRLLTHRQILAAVWGSAHTEDLQYLRVFIGQLRQKLKASPDAPEFILTEPGIGYRLHVEAS
- a CDS encoding SulP family inorganic anion transporter — encoded protein: MATDPAASSASKQSQLLRPQSADDRSGFARWLPGLQMLRWYRPDWLKHDIVAGLVLATMLVPVGIAYAVASGVPGIYGLYATIIPLLAYALVGPSRILVLGPDSSLAAVILAVVLPLSGGDPLRAIALASAMAIVSGAVCVGAGLIKLGFITELLSKPIRYGYMNGIALTVLLSQVPKLLGFSVESHGPLLNLWSIANGVIGGRVNWTAFLIGAGALATIFALKQSKVVPGLLVAVAGAAAIVGIFELSKSAGVPVLGPLPQGLPSFAIPWINVADFTAVLSGGLAVALISFADTSVLSRAYAARTRTYVDPNQELVGLGAANLAAGFFQGFPISSSSSRTPVAEAAGAKTQLTGVFGAVAVALLIIAAPNLLQNLPTSALAAVVIASAIGLIEIQDLIRIYKIQRWEFWLSMLCFAGVAVFGAIPGIAFAVIIAVIEFLWDGWRPHSAILGRADGVSGYHDISRYPQARLIPGLVLFRWDAPLFFANAELFQACVIEAVENSPTPVHWVVVAAEPVTSVDVTAADVLSELEKTLREAGIKLSFAELKDPVKDKLKRFGLFTQFGEQSFFPTIGSAVKAYLTSHPVDWVDWQDRRPSSS